Proteins found in one Synechococcus sp. LA31 genomic segment:
- a CDS encoding cobyric acid synthase — MVLGTSSGAGKSLMTAALCRVLRRRGETPLPFKGQNMSNNAWVDQAGGEMAYSQALQAWAAGLEPQCAMNPVLLKPQGDSTSEVIHLGQSVGSCRAEHYYRDWFRPGWAAIRSGLNELQGAYPEGRLVLEGAGSPVEVNLQPRDLTNLRLAQYLRASCILVADIERGGVFAQLVGTLALLRPVERPLIRGLLINRFRGRRELFDEGRRWLEANTGIPVLGVMPWLDELFPPEDSLDLLERRGRKRGAELEIAVLKLPSLSNFSDLDPLEAEPSVQLRWVAPGEELGNPDAVVVPGSKQTLRDLDALRMSATLCSGLQQFAAAGGAVFGICGGMQLLGRELCDPEGLEGGSNGLLQATGLNLLPLRTVFGGSKALRQRNSTALWPLIGDSSKLPIEGFELHRGSTTTLEPCQPLCADAELGWVHGSVAGTYLHGVFESGPWRRRWLNQLRARKGLPMLSEQQPHHSRQRDALLDRLADAFEQHVNLEPLLQQP, encoded by the coding sequence ATGGTTCTGGGCACCAGCAGCGGTGCCGGGAAGTCGTTGATGACGGCCGCGCTTTGCCGGGTGTTGCGGCGCCGCGGTGAAACGCCACTGCCCTTCAAGGGGCAGAACATGAGCAACAACGCCTGGGTGGATCAGGCCGGCGGCGAGATGGCCTACTCCCAGGCGCTGCAGGCCTGGGCCGCAGGGCTCGAACCCCAGTGCGCGATGAACCCGGTGTTGCTCAAACCCCAGGGCGACAGCACCAGCGAAGTGATCCACCTGGGCCAATCGGTGGGCAGTTGCCGCGCCGAGCACTACTACCGCGACTGGTTTCGCCCCGGCTGGGCCGCGATCCGCAGCGGCCTAAACGAGCTGCAAGGGGCTTACCCCGAAGGTCGGCTGGTGTTGGAGGGTGCCGGCAGCCCCGTGGAGGTGAACCTGCAACCACGCGATCTCACCAACCTGCGCCTGGCCCAATACCTGCGCGCCAGCTGCATCCTGGTGGCCGACATTGAGCGCGGCGGTGTGTTCGCGCAGCTGGTGGGCACGTTGGCGCTGCTGCGGCCGGTGGAGCGTCCGTTGATCAGGGGCCTGCTGATCAACCGCTTCCGCGGACGCCGCGAACTCTTTGACGAAGGCCGCCGCTGGCTGGAGGCCAACACGGGTATTCCGGTGCTGGGGGTGATGCCCTGGCTCGATGAGCTGTTCCCGCCGGAAGACTCGCTCGACCTGTTGGAACGCCGGGGGCGCAAACGGGGCGCTGAGCTGGAGATCGCGGTGCTCAAGCTGCCCTCGCTCAGCAATTTCTCCGATCTCGATCCGCTCGAGGCCGAACCCAGCGTGCAGCTGCGCTGGGTGGCGCCCGGCGAGGAGCTGGGCAACCCCGATGCCGTGGTGGTGCCTGGCAGCAAGCAAACGCTGCGCGATTTAGACGCCCTGCGGATGAGCGCAACGCTGTGCAGTGGGCTGCAGCAGTTCGCTGCGGCAGGTGGGGCGGTCTTTGGAATCTGCGGCGGTATGCAACTGCTCGGGCGAGAGCTCTGCGATCCCGAGGGGCTGGAGGGAGGCAGCAACGGCCTGCTTCAGGCAACAGGGCTCAACCTGTTGCCCCTACGCACCGTGTTTGGCGGCAGCAAAGCCCTGCGCCAGCGCAACAGCACGGCGCTCTGGCCGCTGATTGGCGACAGCAGCAAGTTGCCGATTGAAGGCTTCGAGCTGCACCGCGGCAGCACCACCACCCTGGAGCCATGCCAGCCCCTTTGCGCCGATGCAGAGTTGGGCTGGGTGCACGGCTCAGTGGCCGGCACCTACTTGCACGGTGTGTTCGAAAGCGGCCCTTGGCGGAGGCGGTGGCTCAATCAGTTACGCGCGCGCAAAGGGTTGCCGATGTTGAGCGAACAGCAACCCCACCACAGCCGTCAGCGCGACGCCCTGCTCGATCGCCTCGCCGATGCCTTCGAGCAGCACGTGAACCTGGAGCCA
- a CDS encoding Npun_F0494 family protein, whose product MSTASQQEQRALQRARKAVRCLPFRLSFYQLLDAQALSSTQIAAHPNQQQLSRLSLNANRTEDLLIWLIQLGVLRREVDGQGLTERVRLTPMGRNTIAPWSDAIPPGGVLMRLKHWLRQHRPRF is encoded by the coding sequence GTGAGCACCGCCAGCCAACAAGAGCAACGCGCCCTGCAGCGGGCCCGAAAGGCGGTGCGCTGCCTCCCCTTTCGGCTGTCGTTTTATCAACTGCTGGATGCCCAGGCCTTGAGCAGCACACAGATCGCTGCCCACCCCAACCAGCAGCAACTCAGCCGCCTCAGCCTGAACGCCAACCGCACCGAAGACCTGCTGATCTGGCTGATCCAGCTCGGTGTGCTGCGCCGCGAAGTGGACGGCCAGGGCCTCACCGAACGGGTGCGGCTCACCCCGATGGGGCGGAACACCATTGCCCCATGGAGCGACGCCATCCCTCCCGGAGGTGTGCTGATGCGCCTCAAGCACTGGCTTCGGCAGCACAGGCCGAGGTTTTGA